From Paraburkholderia sprentiae WSM5005:
CGAGTCGAACGCGTTGACCTTGATGTAGTGCTGCGGCCGCGCCTCGCGGCAAGCCCTGACCTCCTGCAATACGCCGGCCGCGTCGTGCAGGTCGAACATCGGCAGACCCCACATTTCCCAGTAGGTGTTGCGCGGATGCGGGTCGTCGGTGAATTCGACCGAACAGGCCCAGCCCTGGCGCAGCGCGTAATCGATCTGAAGGCCGATCTCTTCGTCGGTCAGCTCGGGCAAAAAAGAAAACGTTCCTTGAGTGATACGCATGACGAACCTCGTGGATGGATGTCGCGTTAGAACGGCGTCAACGGTGCCCCACGCGGTGCCGTTGCACCGCGTGGCGGAGGCGCTCGCGAGCGCTCGCGGGAAAAGCTCGGCTTGGCTAGGCCGCCGTCGGCGTGGCGGCGAAATCGGGCGTATCGGTCGATGCGTAGTTGAAAGTCACGTCGCGCCATGTATCGAGCGCCTGCTTGAGCGGCGTGCACCAGCGCGCGGCGGCTTCGAGCACGTCGGGCCCTTCGCGCAGAATGTCGCGGCCCTCGTTGCGCGCCTTCACCATCGCTTCGAGTGCGACGCGGTTCGCGGTCGCGCCGGCCTGGATGCCGGCCGGATGGCCGATCGTGCCGCCGCCGAACTGCAGGATCGCGTCGTCGCCGAACAGGTCCAGCAGCTGATGCATCTGCCCCGCGTGAATCCCGCCCGAGGCGACCGGCATCACCTTGCGCAAGCCGGCCCATGGTTGATCGAAGAAAATGCCGCGCGACAGATCGACCGTGTTGTGCGCGTCGCGGCACACGTTGTAGTAGCCCTGCACCGACAGCGGATCGCCTTCGAGCTTGCCGACCGCGGTACCCGCATGTGCGTGGTCGACGCCCGCCATGCGCAGCCATTTGGCGATCACGCGAAACGAGATGCCGTGGTTGCGTTGCCGCGTGTACGTGCCATGCCCCGCGCGATGCAGGTGCAGGATCATGTCGTTCCTGCGAGCCCAGCGCGACATCGACTGGATCGCGGTCCAGCCGATCACGAGGTCGATCATCACGATGCAGGAACCCAGTTCCTTGGCGAATTCGGCGCGCTCGTACATGTCCTCCATCGTGCCGGCCGTCACGTTAAGGTAATGCCCTTTGAGCTCGCCGGTTTCGGCCTGGGCGCGGTTCACCGCGTCCATCGCGAACAGGAAGCGGTCGCGCCAATGCATGAACGCCTGCGAGTTGATGTTCTCGTCGTCCTTCAGGAAATCGAGGCCGCCGCGCAGGCCTTCGTAGACCACGCGTCCATAGTTCTTGCCTGACAGACCGAGCTTTGGCTTGACCGTGGCGCCGAGCAGCGGCCGTCCATATTTGTCGAGCCGTTCGCGCTCGACGACGATGCCGGTCGGCGGCCCCTGGAAGGTCTTCAGATACGCGACGGGAATGCGCATGTCTTCGAGCCGCAACGCCTTCAGCGGCTTGAAGCCGAACACGTTGCCGATGATCGACGCGGTCAGGTTCGCGACCGAGCCCTCTTCGAACAGATCGAGTTCATAAGCGATGTACGCGAAGTACTGCGGTTCGTCGGCGCGAGAAACCGGCACCGGCTCGACGCGATACGCCTTCGCGCGATACATGTCGCAGGCGGTGAGCCGGTCGGTCCACACCACCGTCCACGTCGCGGTCGACGATTCGCCGGCCACCGCGGCCGCCGCTTCCTCGGGTTCGACACCGGGTTGCGGCGTGATGCGAAAGAGCGCGATCACATCGGTGTCTTTCGGTTCGTAGTCCGGTTGCCAGTACCCCATCTCGCGGTATTTCATCACGCCTGCCGCGTACCGCTCGCGCGGATTGAGCGGATCGCGCGCATGAGGTTCGGGCTGGATCGGCGGTTGACTGAAATCGTTCATGACGTGTCCTCGAAGATGGCAGGCGCGCTGCCGGAAGAACCAAGCGCTTGAGTTGCACTGTAGGCACGGACACGCCCAAGGGGAATTCACGATTTTATTTGGCAGACTTAACGGATCCGTTATCGCTATCACATCGTGAGGTTGTTTTTCGAGCCATGCGACGCGAATGAGAGCAGAATGTATCGGTGAGCGATGCGGGCATGATGTGACAGCGCAATCGAATCAGCGGATCGCGATGGAACACTTTGCTTCGTTTTCGCCACACCGCGCGGCGGCTTGCATCGGGCAACCCGCGCGGACGCCACGGCGCGGCGCAATTCGCCGGGTGCTGTATTGCCTGTCGTATGCACGCCCGCCTGGCCGGCCGGCACGCTCATGGGCACGGAGCTTGCGTCATGCCGGTTGCCGTCGACACCGGGCATCATGCCGGCCGGCGGCGCAACGCTGTTCCAACCGTAGTTTCAACCGATGGAGAAAGCACCTATGCAATGGACGACTCCAAGCTATACCGACGTACGCCTCGGTTTTGAAATCGTGATGTATGTCGCTACGCGTTAAGCCCGCAACCGGGCCGCACGCCGCGGCCCCTTTGCGGTTCCAATCTGTGTTCGACCTCTGCTGACGGCCGGCCTTTCGGCGCTGTCGGGACACACGTTCCCAGCCATGATCCACGAAACGATCGTCACCACGGCAGCGTGCGATGGCCGTCCTCATATCGCGCCGATGGGCGTGCGCTACGAGGGTGAGCGCGTCATCCTTGCGCCTTTCCGCCCGTCGGTCACGCTCGACAACGTCATCGCGACGCGCGCGGCGGTGCTGAATTTCACCACCGACGTGCGCGTCTTCGCGGGCTGCGTCACGCACTGCGCGACCGATTGGCCGACCATGCGCGCCAGCCACGTCGCGAGCGTGCGTCTCGCCGAATCGCTCGCGCACGCCGAGCTGGAACTCGACGAACTGCGCGACGACGCCGAGCGCCCGGTGCTGGTGATGAAATGCGTGTACCGCGAAAACCACGCGCCGTTCCCGGGCTTCAATCGCGCGCAGTCGGCTGTCGTGGAAGGCGCGATTCTGGTAAGCCGGCTCTTCATGCTGCCGGCCGACAAGGTAGATCGCGAAATGGCGTATCTGCAGATCGCGATCGACAAAACCGCCGGCGAAAACGAGCGCACCGCATGGGGCTGGCTCGTCGCCGCGGTCGCGCGATATCGCGCGAGCCTCGAAGGCGCGGCGACTCAGGCCGCTACTTCGGTCCATCACTGAACCCCTTCCCCCGCGGAGAACCCCGATGACCGCATTGCTCGCGAGCGTTCGCTCGGCTGACGAAGCATTCGACGCCGCGCGCGCCGGCGCCGAGCTGATCGATCTCAAGGAGCCGAACGACGGCGCGCTCGGCGGCCTGCCGATCGGCGCCATCACGAACATCGCGCGGCAGCTGCGCGCGCGCTACCCGGTCAAGCCGATCAGCGCGGCGATCGGCGACGTGCCCGCCGATGCGTTCGACGAGATCGCCGCGCGCGTGATCGACGTCAGCGACGCCGGCGTCGACTACGTGAAGGTCGGCGTGGCGCGCGGACCCGCCGCGCGCCGCTGCATCGAGCAGCTCGCGAATCTGCCGGCCACCGTCGTACCGGTGCTGCTGTGCGACGGCGGCATGGACGACGAGCTGGTCAGCCACACCGCGGCGCTCGGCTTTGCCGGCCTGATGTTCGATACCGCGAGCAAGGACAGCGGCACGCTGTTCGATCACGTCGACGTCGACACGCTCGCGCGCTGGTTGCGGCTCGCGCGCCAGCGCGGCGCGATGGCGGGCATCGCGGGCGCTCTCGGCTGGGCGCAACTGCCGCAGATCCGCGCGCTGGCGCCCGACGTGGCCGGTTTTCGCACGGCGCTGTGCGCCGACGGGCGACGCTCGCGGCTCGACCCCGAGCGCGTCGCGCAATGGGCGAGCGCGCTGCATCGGCCGGCCGCAGAGGCACGCGTCGATAGCGCCGCGCCGTTGCCGGGCTCGACGACGAACGCGACGCGGCTCTAGCAGTCGCTCACATCACCGGAATATTCAGCAAACGGTCGCGCATCAGCGCGACGTTGCTCTTGTCGAGCAGCTCGACCACATAGTTCGCATCGCTCACGTAGTCGACGAACCTGCGGTCGACCACCCCCGCCGCGGCCAGCGTTTCGAGCGGATCGTCGGCGGCGATCGGACAGGATTTCACGACGACGAGCCGCTCCGCGTTGAGCATCGTCGATAGCCAGGCGGCGAGGCTGTCCGAGGTCGTGTCCCAGTTGCTCATCGCGTCGGGCGTGTCGCGCATCAGCGCGGTGGGCACCCACACGGCCACATGGCCGTCGCGCAACGTGCGGCGAATCTTCGCCTCGCTCGACGCGATCACCAGTTCGGGCGAGACGCCCTGCATCAGCAGCGCGTATTGCGTCATCGCAAGCAGACACATGTTATGCGCGGCCAGGTCGTCGAAGTTCCACTCGCCCTGGTACTGGCGCACCTTGTCCGCGAAATCGCCGCCGCCGGGCACGATGACCACGCGTCCGCCGCCGACTTCGCATAGCTCGCTGAGCCAGTGGCGCAGCGCCGGGTCGTGACTCAGGCTGCCTCCGATCTTGACCACCCACATGACTGTTGCCCTCACGTCCAGTTGAGTGCCCGGCCCGGGTCGCGTCGTTTTGCAACCTCGTTCATCACCGAACTTGTCCCGCTCGCCCTCTCGGCCCCACTGTGCCTCTTTGCGCTACCCATGCGCGGGCGCGCCGCATCCGTCTCCTCATGCGACGCGCGCGGCGAAGCCACGCGTGCGTTGCCGTCGGGCTTCCGGTTGTTCGCGCGCCGCGAGCAGCGCGACCGCCACGCTCGGCGCGCAGGTCGCCGCCCACGCCGCGCAAGCTTCCGGCACGCCCGCCAACGCGCCGAAGTCGATATAGCCGCGCGCTTCGTCGCGCGCCAAGGCGGCGACGAGGAAACGGCCGCAGCCGGCGCTCACCAGCGGCGCGGTCGCGAGCGCCGGATGCGCGGCGACCACGCGCATCAGATTCGCGCCGATTTCGCGCAACTGCAGCGCGCGCCAACGTCGCGCCAGGTGCAGCCATTCGAGCTCCGACGCGTCCTGCGCGTCACGCCCGATCATCCGCGCGAGGCGCACGCGGCTCGCCGCCTGCGTTTTCGGCCCCTGGTCGGCACTCGGCTGCACGTCGTGCAGCGGGTCCAGTTCGCCCGTCAGCCGGTAGACGTCGGCGGTCGTCGCAAACCATTCGTTCATCACGTTGAGCGTGGCGCCGCCGAATTCGACCCGATGCGCGACGCCGCACAACGGCGTGCGCACGACGCCGTGGTAGACGAGTTCGCCGGTCGCGAGCCGGCCCGCATCCGTCGCGGCGCGCGCGACGACGCGGCCGTCGACGATCGGAATGATGTCGGTGGTGGTGCTGCCGATGTCGATCAGCAACGCGTTGGCCATGCCCGTAGCGACCCAGCTGGCGGTTGCCAGCCAGTTGGCCGACGCGACGTGACGCCAGCCGGCCGCGCAGTCGGCGGCGGCGAGCCAGCCGGCGGCGCCGGCATAGAAATGCAGCGATGAACCGAGCCGCTGCGCGAGCGCGGCGACGATCGCGCGCACGCCTTCGGCGCGATCCGCGAACAGGTCGACCATCTCGCCGGTCATCGTCACCGCATGCTGCGCGGCATCCGTGCGAGCCTGCGGCCAGCGCTCGAAAACGAGGTCGATCGTGCGATGCAGATGGTCGAGTCCCTGCCATAGCGGACACGGCCATTGCGCGACGTCGAGCACGGTGCCGCCGCCGTCGACGAGCGACACCTTCACGTGCGCGCCGCCGACGTCCCAGCCGAACCGCGCCGCCGGGTTCGAGCGGGCGGGGCTCAAGAGCGCACCTCGAGCGCCGGCGCATTCACGCGCGGCGCGCCGCTGCGCTCAATGCGCACGCCGTGCGCGCTCAGCAGCGCGCGTGTCAGTGCGCTCCCGCGCGCCGCCGACAGCCCCGCGAAAGCGACCGTCAAACGCGGATTCACTTCGATCACGACTGGCCCGCGTTGCGGATGCCACACGACGTCGATGCCGACGAAGCCGCACAGTCCCGGTATGGCTCGCGCGACGCGTTGCGCGAGCGTGTCGAGCGTGCGACCCATGTCGCTGCGACGATCGATCTGATCGACCAGCACGCCGTCGAACTCGACGATCCGCGCGGCGTCGCCCGACGCGCCGCCGCTCAGGCCGATCTGCTGACGGTTGATGCTGACGAGCTCGGCAGCGTCGCCGTGGCAGATCAGCGACAGGCTCAACGGCTCGCCCTCGACCCACGCCTGCAGCACCGGATTGCGCGCCGCGGCCGCGCGCGCGTCGTATTCGGCGCAGGCATCGGCGAAACTCTCGTACACGACCGTGTCCAGGCCGCCCGCGCCGTCGTCCGGTTTGACGACCCAGCGGTCTGCGTGCCGCGCCGCCGTGTCGCCCGGTTCGAGCGCCGGCGTCGTCGCAATGCCATGCGCGGCAAAACACGCCGCGCTCGCGCTCTTGCTCGACGCGACGCGGATCGCTTCCTTCGTGCAGCCGAGCCAGCGCACGGTGCCGACCGCATCGTGAAAGCGCAGCAGCAGCCCGTCGCATTCCGGCGCGACGACCCACGCGTAATCGTGCTCGCGCGCCGCGCGCGCGACGAATGCCGTCATCGATTCGCCGGGCGCGGCCATACAATGAGCGCCGCCCGCCGCTAGCGTTTCGAAGCGTGAGGTCGCGAAGCTCACGTGCACGCCGTCGAGTTCACGCAGAGCGGCCACCAGCGCGTCGCGCATCACGCGTCCTTCGACAATCAGCGCGCTCAAATCGGCAAGACTGCCAGGGTCGGCGAACTCGGGGTCGATGCCGCCGCCGGTGAGATACTCATAGACAAAGATCTTGGTCAAAGGAAAGCGCCCTTATGCTGGTGATACCTGTTCTCGATCTGCTCGACGGCCATGTCGTGCGCGCGGTGCGCGGCGAGCGGAACGCCTATCGGCCGATCCGGTCCCGCCTCGCCGCGACGAGCGACCCACTTGTCATCGCGCGCGCGCTGCTCGAAGTCAGCGGCGCACGCACGCTCTATATCGCCGATCTCGGCGCGATCCTGCAGCGCGGCGCGCATGCGTCGACACTCGCCGCGTTGCGCGCCGCCCTGCCCGGCATCGAGCTGTGGCTCGACGCCGGTTTCGCCGACTACCCGTCGATGCGTGCGCTGTTCCAGCGCATCGACGACGCTGTCACCGAGCGCCACGACCAGCACGGCAGCCATGCTGCCGGTTCCCACCTCGCGACCCTCGTGCCGGTTTTCGGCTCGGAGACGCTGCACGACATCCATGCGCTGCATGCTGCACAGCACGCCGGTCTCGCGCCGATCCTGTCGCTCGATCATCGCGCGGGCGAACTGCTCGCCGCGACCGCGCTCGACCGCTCTTCGGCCTGGTGGCCGTCGCGCGTAATCGCGATGACGCTCGATCAGGTCGGCAGCTACGCCGGCCCCGATCTCGCGACCTTCGAGCGCCTGCGCGCGCAAGCCGCCGCCCACACCACGCTGATCGGCGCGGGCGGCATCCGCAATCGCGACGATCTGGCCGCCGCGGCCGGTACCGGCGCGAGCGCGTGGCTGGTGGCATCGGCGCTGCACGATCAAAAGATCGACTGCGCGCA
This genomic window contains:
- the pqqA gene encoding pyrroloquinoline quinone precursor peptide PqqA, whose amino-acid sequence is MQWTTPSYTDVRLGFEIVMYVATR
- a CDS encoding (5-formylfuran-3-yl)methyl phosphate synthase, whose amino-acid sequence is MTALLASVRSADEAFDAARAGAELIDLKEPNDGALGGLPIGAITNIARQLRARYPVKPISAAIGDVPADAFDEIAARVIDVSDAGVDYVKVGVARGPAARRCIEQLANLPATVVPVLLCDGGMDDELVSHTAALGFAGLMFDTASKDSGTLFDHVDVDTLARWLRLARQRGAMAGIAGALGWAQLPQIRALAPDVAGFRTALCADGRRSRLDPERVAQWASALHRPAAEARVDSAAPLPGSTTNATRL
- a CDS encoding HisA/HisF-related TIM barrel protein → MLVIPVLDLLDGHVVRAVRGERNAYRPIRSRLAATSDPLVIARALLEVSGARTLYIADLGAILQRGAHASTLAALRAALPGIELWLDAGFADYPSMRALFQRIDDAVTERHDQHGSHAAGSHLATLVPVFGSETLHDIHALHAAQHAGLAPILSLDHRAGELLAATALDRSSAWWPSRVIAMTLDQVGSYAGPDLATFERLRAQAAAHTTLIGAGGIRNRDDLAAAAGTGASAWLVASALHDQKIDCAHSDCA
- a CDS encoding amino acid kinase family protein; translated protein: MWVVKIGGSLSHDPALRHWLSELCEVGGGRVVIVPGGGDFADKVRQYQGEWNFDDLAAHNMCLLAMTQYALLMQGVSPELVIASSEAKIRRTLRDGHVAVWVPTALMRDTPDAMSNWDTTSDSLAAWLSTMLNAERLVVVKSCPIAADDPLETLAAAGVVDRRFVDYVSDANYVVELLDKSNVALMRDRLLNIPVM
- a CDS encoding ribulose bisphosphate carboxylase small subunit translates to MRITQGTFSFLPELTDEEIGLQIDYALRQGWACSVEFTDDPHPRNTYWEMWGLPMFDLHDAAGVLQEVRACREARPQHYIKVNAFDSVRTFETMRLSFIVNRPDVEPGFRLLRQDAQGRTQRYSMTGYAGDRPAGERYGAAG
- a CDS encoding ATP-grasp domain-containing protein → MTKIFVYEYLTGGGIDPEFADPGSLADLSALIVEGRVMRDALVAALRELDGVHVSFATSRFETLAAGGAHCMAAPGESMTAFVARAAREHDYAWVVAPECDGLLLRFHDAVGTVRWLGCTKEAIRVASSKSASAACFAAHGIATTPALEPGDTAARHADRWVVKPDDGAGGLDTVVYESFADACAEYDARAAAARNPVLQAWVEGEPLSLSLICHGDAAELVSINRQQIGLSGGASGDAARIVEFDGVLVDQIDRRSDMGRTLDTLAQRVARAIPGLCGFVGIDVVWHPQRGPVVIEVNPRLTVAFAGLSAARGSALTRALLSAHGVRIERSGAPRVNAPALEVRS
- a CDS encoding form I ribulose bisphosphate carboxylase large subunit, producing MNDFSQPPIQPEPHARDPLNPRERYAAGVMKYREMGYWQPDYEPKDTDVIALFRITPQPGVEPEEAAAAVAGESSTATWTVVWTDRLTACDMYRAKAYRVEPVPVSRADEPQYFAYIAYELDLFEEGSVANLTASIIGNVFGFKPLKALRLEDMRIPVAYLKTFQGPPTGIVVERERLDKYGRPLLGATVKPKLGLSGKNYGRVVYEGLRGGLDFLKDDENINSQAFMHWRDRFLFAMDAVNRAQAETGELKGHYLNVTAGTMEDMYERAEFAKELGSCIVMIDLVIGWTAIQSMSRWARRNDMILHLHRAGHGTYTRQRNHGISFRVIAKWLRMAGVDHAHAGTAVGKLEGDPLSVQGYYNVCRDAHNTVDLSRGIFFDQPWAGLRKVMPVASGGIHAGQMHQLLDLFGDDAILQFGGGTIGHPAGIQAGATANRVALEAMVKARNEGRDILREGPDVLEAAARWCTPLKQALDTWRDVTFNYASTDTPDFAATPTAA
- a CDS encoding DUF447 domain-containing protein, which gives rise to MIHETIVTTAACDGRPHIAPMGVRYEGERVILAPFRPSVTLDNVIATRAAVLNFTTDVRVFAGCVTHCATDWPTMRASHVASVRLAESLAHAELELDELRDDAERPVLVMKCVYRENHAPFPGFNRAQSAVVEGAILVSRLFMLPADKVDREMAYLQIAIDKTAGENERTAWGWLVAAVARYRASLEGAATQAATSVHH
- a CDS encoding hydantoinase/oxoprolinase family protein; amino-acid sequence: MSPARSNPAARFGWDVGGAHVKVSLVDGGGTVLDVAQWPCPLWQGLDHLHRTIDLVFERWPQARTDAAQHAVTMTGEMVDLFADRAEGVRAIVAALAQRLGSSLHFYAGAAGWLAAADCAAGWRHVASANWLATASWVATGMANALLIDIGSTTTDIIPIVDGRVVARAATDAGRLATGELVYHGVVRTPLCGVAHRVEFGGATLNVMNEWFATTADVYRLTGELDPLHDVQPSADQGPKTQAASRVRLARMIGRDAQDASELEWLHLARRWRALQLREIGANLMRVVAAHPALATAPLVSAGCGRFLVAALARDEARGYIDFGALAGVPEACAAWAATCAPSVAVALLAAREQPEARRQRTRGFAARVA